The Dehalococcoidia bacterium genome segment TCTCGATGCGGCCCCTGCTCTACGAGGCGATGGACCGCCTGAGCCTCAAGATGTCCGTGACCAAGTCGGACAAGTTCAAGGACATGGGCAGCATGTTCCGGCCGCCCACTCCGGAGGAGCAACAGAAGGAGCAGGAGCTGGTAGACGACCTCTACGAGCAGTTCCTGGAAGCCGTCATGGAAGGCCGGCACATGGACCGGGAGCAGGCGAGAGCCGTTGCTACGGGAGAGGTGTTCACGGCCCGCAAGGCGAAGGAGCTTGGCCTGGTCGATGAGCTGGGCGACCTCGAGCATGCCATCGACCTGGCCGCAGAGCTGGGCAAGACGCCTCGCAGGCCGGTGTGGGTGCGCCCCAGGCGGGGCCTGCGGGACATGCTCACGTCCCTGGCCGCCTCGTCCTTTGCCGCCGAGCTCGCCGGCCAGATCGAGGACCGCCTGCAGACGCGCGTCTATTATCAGCGCCTCTAGGTTCGGGCAATCGGGCATGCGGGCATTCCGGCAGGGTGCGGCCGCGCATCACTGTGGTGTCAGGGTTCGCAGCCGAGGCCGTCACCGTCCGGGTCCAGGCCTAACGGGTCAGGAGGCAGCACTACCATCCCGGCGTACAGCGGCTGACACCTGAAACTAGTCG includes the following:
- the sppA gene encoding signal peptide peptidase SppA, with amino-acid sequence MTAFTGATYTRRSEVTTEMIALGFGAKRVQQIAVVEMEGTIGPRLRAADYAKLLRSLAENDRVRSVVLDIDSPGGSATASNFLHLSVQALARKKPVVAFIRGTGASGAYLFACAAQKIVAIPSALIGSIGVISMRPLLYEAMDRLSLKMSVTKSDKFKDMGSMFRPPTPEEQQKEQELVDDLYEQFLEAVMEGRHMDREQARAVATGEVFTARKAKELGLVDELGDLEHAIDLAAELGKTPRRPVWVRPRRGLRDMLTSLAASSFAAELAGQIEDRLQTRVYYQRL